A genomic segment from Helicobacteraceae bacterium encodes:
- a CDS encoding TraB/VirB10 family protein has protein sequence MANRPDNASSNQTLTKWIIIGAVALFAILLLMVWGGGSPSDNPDYGDKFRIINDEQAAKTRWVGEASEQMRGANEAVSAVRNQNTQILQRMNQLESELKQAQAELKAAKEHNSTITVVQRGGAAYPPIPNQQQQTTGTGSSTSSSASNPFSQPAQQQQTSNNQQQSSTWADRFISRNMGTQTDPNGVPLVKRETITRYQVINGALKSEKTGEKIDEKKNNEAAITLPPIPAGTIIPVVSITGVDAPTMSAAKSQPLPMLWRVTDLSIIPNAHNLDITGCHILSEAAGDLPSERVLIRTNTLTCTNSEGKLLEAPLSGYAASGKDSKNGIRGRVVSKQGTLLANALIAGFLDGVAESFSVKDQVTMTSAIGTTTTSTANDNELLEAGAYRGVSNAMSRLADFYLDMADQVFPIIELAGGTEADIIVTATQEMAQYKPKEDK, from the coding sequence ATGGCAAATAGACCGGATAACGCCTCATCTAATCAAACGCTGACCAAATGGATAATAATCGGAGCTGTAGCGCTATTTGCAATCTTGCTCCTTATGGTATGGGGAGGCGGTTCGCCGTCTGATAATCCCGATTACGGAGACAAGTTTAGGATTATCAACGACGAGCAAGCCGCCAAGACAAGATGGGTTGGAGAAGCAAGCGAACAGATGCGGGGCGCTAACGAAGCGGTTAGCGCCGTCAGAAATCAGAATACCCAGATATTACAGCGTATGAACCAGCTTGAAAGCGAACTGAAACAGGCTCAAGCTGAGTTAAAAGCCGCTAAGGAACATAACTCGACAATAACCGTCGTTCAGCGAGGAGGCGCGGCGTATCCTCCTATACCAAATCAACAACAACAAACGACGGGAACGGGAAGCTCGACAAGCTCATCCGCCTCAAATCCATTTTCTCAGCCCGCTCAACAACAACAAACCTCAAATAATCAACAACAATCTTCTACTTGGGCGGATAGGTTTATTTCCAGAAATATGGGGACGCAGACCGATCCAAACGGCGTGCCGCTTGTCAAAAGAGAAACAATAACCCGCTATCAAGTGATCAACGGCGCTCTTAAGAGCGAAAAAACTGGGGAGAAGATTGACGAAAAAAAAAATAACGAAGCCGCAATAACCTTGCCTCCTATACCTGCGGGAACAATAATCCCCGTAGTTAGCATTACCGGAGTTGACGCGCCGACGATGAGCGCGGCAAAGTCTCAGCCTCTCCCAATGTTATGGAGAGTTACCGATCTATCTATTATCCCTAACGCTCATAATCTTGATATTACAGGTTGCCATATCTTAAGCGAAGCCGCAGGCGATCTGCCTAGCGAAAGAGTGCTTATTAGGACAAACACCTTAACCTGCACGAACTCTGAAGGTAAATTGTTAGAAGCTCCATTAAGCGGTTACGCCGCTTCCGGTAAAGATTCCAAAAACGGAATTAGAGGCAGAGTGGTAAGCAAACAAGGGACATTATTAGCAAACGCTCTTATAGCGGGATTTTTGGACGGAGTAGCCGAGTCGTTTAGCGTCAAGGACCAAGTAACAATGACATCCGCAATTGGAACAACCACAACCTCTACCGCAAACGATAATGAGCTATTAGAAGCAGGAGCTTATAGAGGCGTATCCAACGCTATGAGCAGATTGGCTGACTTTTACCTTGACATGGCTGACCAAGTCTTTCCGATTATTGAACTTGCCGGAGGAACGGAAGCCGACATTATTGTAACCGCCACTCAAGAGATGGCGCAATACAAACCGAAAGAGGATAAGTAA
- a CDS encoding type IV conjugative transfer system protein TraE encodes MIFEKFKSEQYKIFLQNQKLTIALVAMVIANLILGVYILAFATNSRTVFLPSFNATQEFWVSGREVSASYLEQIARYISDVLWNVHLDNIKNVKPAILPLVPSDRRNEVDRAITQQLSYISDNAITRMFQPITIDYGERNVIYIRGLLKEMTGDIVALSKTTTLRIQYKIDNGRFWLLGVAEVERKNQ; translated from the coding sequence GTGATTTTTGAAAAGTTCAAGTCCGAACAATACAAGATATTTCTGCAAAACCAGAAACTCACCATAGCTCTTGTTGCGATGGTAATCGCCAATCTGATTTTAGGCGTTTATATTCTAGCTTTCGCCACAAATTCTAGAACGGTATTTCTGCCGTCTTTTAACGCCACTCAGGAGTTCTGGGTGTCTGGACGCGAAGTGAGCGCAAGTTACCTTGAACAGATAGCGCGGTATATATCCGATGTGCTATGGAACGTCCACCTTGACAACATTAAAAACGTCAAGCCCGCAATCTTACCTCTTGTGCCTAGCGATCGTAGAAACGAAGTCGATCGGGCGATAACGCAACAACTGAGCTATATCAGCGATAACGCTATTACAAGGATGTTCCAACCCATAACTATTGATTACGGCGAAAGAAACGTGATATATATCAGAGGTCTCTTGAAGGAAATGACGGGCGATATTGTAGCCTTAAGCAAAACAACCACGCTACGTATCCAATATAAAATTGATAACGGACGCTTTTGGCTGCTCGGCGTTGCGGAAGTTGAAAGGAAGAATCAATGA
- a CDS encoding ParA family protein, whose amino-acid sequence MVKLNKGETAMLDEAVKGKETSMSDANQKETKMANKTQKIISIYNIKGGVGKSTIARELAYRLDATLVDCDRGGAQEYMKPLKVVKAPHTIPLNIDDNIVIYDFAGKDDERKHGAIMKSDLIVVPYTPTFYALQNTVDSFLQIWLVNKNIMTIANMLKEEKDLQRSKEDLEEALNQCDESVGEILVLPLRFTRGLQSAENKGKTIYDLREESSINRLNYEKVCGEIDTITDTVKRIINV is encoded by the coding sequence ATGGTAAAGCTAAATAAAGGCGAAACGGCGATGTTAGACGAAGCCGTTAAAGGAAAGGAGACCTCAATGAGCGACGCAAACCAAAAGGAGACCAAAATGGCAAACAAGACCCAAAAGATCATCTCGATCTACAACATCAAAGGCGGCGTGGGCAAAAGCACAATCGCTAGAGAGTTAGCGTATAGGCTCGACGCTACTCTTGTAGATTGCGATCGAGGAGGAGCGCAAGAGTATATGAAGCCTCTTAAGGTCGTTAAAGCGCCTCACACGATCCCGCTCAATATTGACGATAACATCGTAATATACGATTTCGCGGGTAAAGACGACGAGCGCAAGCACGGCGCTATAATGAAAAGCGATCTAATCGTCGTGCCTTATACGCCGACCTTTTACGCATTGCAGAATACGGTCGATAGCTTCTTGCAGATTTGGCTCGTCAATAAAAACATAATGACAATAGCCAATATGCTAAAAGAAGAAAAAGACCTGCAAAGGAGCAAAGAGGATTTGGAGGAAGCGCTAAATCAATGCGACGAGAGCGTGGGCGAAATACTTGTCCTGCCTCTGCGTTTTACGCGGGGGCTACAGTCGGCGGAGAATAAAGGCAAGACGATTTATGATTTGCGAGAAGAATCGTCCATTAACAGGCTCAACTACGAAAAAGTGTGCGGCGAGATCGACACGATAACCGACACAGTAAAAAGGATCATCAATGTCTGA
- a CDS encoding replication initiation protein: protein MPSASVQITRGNFPLLQQKIFASLIYAVTTKIARRPKLNNSEPDEMTIFHWCVNLKQLRELSEFNSNDYSLFKRSIDALVDLSVSFNLLGKDKDDIVICSECGTYMSELNNRLVCPSCGHTTEKKTRAAVKAISGKSNIIDAVIYKDDKLYFSFTNLVNYYLDKAQTRLYCKFLPKKLNSLKHGSSHAIYLLLLDYIDEKRGRGQTPFIDIVTFAKLVGGDKYLSNFKNLRTFVIDKAIDEINSKTNIDAFFDKYDDVKLNGRRVIAVRIRGRYKQSKPIQTTLFDDNANNANNGLNNSKSNEITLFNQTINKESFLDFLAKDATNKSAYKVHLRQLLDNGKLGDKEARVNQYIAYKREQEIKSEQEEKQRKANELYKTLDAIAVKEKGSSLENLYLSTQDEGFLSFSSIIGNNRLLELCSSLINSSQETMLKRLATHKEKQTKETEERERYERLIVQSLTNISPSENWQVILDGAKSNVFFSNRIQGITKEKAPLPLLRKIYIALSIGKKIEFEIDNSKYIGSLDKEMALVLTDAITDTTTAKD, encoded by the coding sequence ATGCCATCGGCTTCGGTTCAGATTACCAGAGGCAATTTTCCATTACTTCAACAAAAAATATTCGCAAGCCTTATCTACGCTGTAACGACAAAGATAGCGCGCAGACCAAAACTAAATAATTCAGAACCGGACGAAATGACAATCTTTCACTGGTGCGTCAATCTCAAGCAATTGCGCGAGCTATCAGAATTTAACAGCAACGATTACAGCCTGTTTAAACGTTCAATAGACGCGCTTGTCGATCTCTCGGTATCGTTTAACTTATTAGGCAAAGACAAGGACGATATTGTCATTTGCTCGGAATGCGGAACTTATATGAGCGAACTAAATAATCGACTTGTCTGCCCCTCGTGCGGTCATACGACCGAGAAAAAAACGAGGGCGGCGGTAAAAGCCATATCGGGCAAAAGCAATATAATCGACGCGGTTATATACAAAGACGACAAGTTATATTTTTCGTTTACTAATTTAGTCAATTACTATCTTGATAAAGCGCAAACCCGTCTTTATTGCAAATTCCTTCCAAAAAAGCTCAATTCGCTAAAACACGGCTCAAGCCACGCCATTTACCTACTGCTCCTGGACTATATAGACGAAAAGCGAGGTAGAGGTCAAACGCCGTTTATAGACATCGTAACCTTCGCTAAGCTGGTGGGAGGCGATAAATATCTCTCCAACTTCAAAAATCTGCGAACATTTGTGATTGACAAAGCCATCGACGAAATAAACTCCAAGACCAACATAGACGCATTTTTCGACAAATACGACGATGTAAAATTAAACGGCAGAAGAGTAATCGCCGTCAGAATACGAGGCAGATACAAGCAAAGCAAACCGATACAGACTACGTTGTTCGACGACAACGCCAATAACGCCAATAACGGCTTAAATAACAGCAAATCAAACGAGATAACCCTATTCAATCAAACGATAAATAAAGAGAGTTTCTTAGATTTCTTGGCGAAAGACGCGACCAATAAGAGCGCGTATAAAGTTCATCTTAGGCAATTGCTGGATAACGGCAAACTAGGCGATAAAGAAGCGAGAGTTAATCAATATATCGCGTATAAACGCGAACAGGAAATTAAGTCGGAACAAGAGGAAAAACAAAGAAAGGCAAACGAGCTATATAAAACCCTTGACGCTATTGCCGTTAAAGAAAAGGGGTCGAGCTTGGAAAATCTTTATCTTTCAACGCAAGACGAAGGATTTTTGTCGTTTAGTTCAATAATCGGCAATAATAGATTATTGGAGCTATGCTCTAGTTTAATCAATAGCTCTCAAGAAACAATGTTAAAACGGTTAGCAACGCATAAAGAAAAACAAACGAAAGAAACAGAGGAAAGAGAGCGATACGAGCGTCTTATCGTTCAATCTCTGACAAATATCTCTCCATCGGAAAATTGGCAAGTTATCTTAGACGGAGCAAAGTCCAACGTTTTTTTCTCTAACCGCATTCAGGGAATAACCAAAGAAAAAGCTCCGTTGCCGCTTTTGCGAAAGATTTATATCGCTTTGTCAATTGGCAAAAAGATAGAGTTTGAGATAGACAATAGCAAATATATCGGATCGCTTGATAAAGAAATGGCGTTGGTATTGACCGACGCGATAACGGATACTACAACGGCAAAGGATTAA
- a CDS encoding ParB/RepB/Spo0J family partition protein, giving the protein MSERLKITPRLENITTNRTLKGTSGEIRRLLIDELTPNPYQPRWDFEVEALQELSDSIKEHGQIQPVVVCDRDDGKDGYYIIAGERRWRACKLAGMSTVSCVIQPPMDKKGMQIVALQENIQRENLHPIEVAIGIQRMVETNVLNDRGELDAILGFGDRTMCRYLDIAKLSEPACEVALKSNYRDTVVLGVIAKQVTPTNQERVLQKIINDGMTQKEALAHVRQLKAPKTIEPFSFRLTSKGVATFTWKPSVTFEDASKKLERYQQELRDFLETLDSKYAAESKAIA; this is encoded by the coding sequence ATGTCTGAAAGGCTTAAAATAACACCGCGACTTGAAAACATCACGACAAACAGAACCCTAAAAGGAACGTCGGGAGAGATTAGGCGGCTTCTTATTGACGAATTGACGCCGAACCCATATCAGCCTAGATGGGATTTTGAAGTGGAGGCTCTACAAGAGTTGTCGGATTCTATCAAAGAGCACGGGCAAATACAGCCCGTAGTCGTATGCGATAGAGACGACGGCAAAGACGGCTACTATATCATCGCCGGAGAAAGACGCTGGCGAGCTTGCAAATTAGCGGGTATGTCCACCGTTAGTTGTGTGATCCAACCGCCAATGGATAAAAAGGGAATGCAAATCGTGGCTTTACAGGAAAATATACAGCGCGAGAATTTGCATCCGATTGAGGTTGCGATAGGAATACAGCGGATGGTAGAAACAAATGTGCTAAACGATCGGGGCGAACTAGACGCTATATTAGGTTTCGGAGATAGAACGATGTGTCGGTATCTTGATATTGCTAAGCTCAGCGAACCTGCTTGTGAGGTTGCCCTCAAATCAAACTATAGGGATACAGTGGTGCTTGGAGTCATCGCCAAACAGGTTACGCCTACAAATCAAGAACGCGTTTTACAAAAAATCATTAACGACGGAATGACCCAGAAAGAAGCGCTTGCTCATGTTAGGCAACTTAAAGCGCCTAAAACTATTGAGCCGTTCAGTTTTAGGCTGACCTCTAAAGGTGTGGCTACTTTTACTTGGAAGCCGAGCGTAACCTTTGAAGACGCGTCTAAAAAACTAGAGAGGTATCAACAAGAGTTGCGAGATTTCTTGGAAACCCTTGACTCAAAATACGCCGCCGAGAGTAAGGCAATTGCGTAA
- a CDS encoding type-F conjugative transfer system secretin TraK codes for MRDNALALLTALIKRTIVCAIVFAAPLIAAAPQIITDPVGTITLKLSRTDQNVIEMPNPIISKHYSQEKDIQVDTIGHRAIIKFLPSVRQQYEVVNNQQTPVGEPEISYAKVKPADLVLITSDNAIYTFKVIPSDTALKTVIIRSTAANLKEALAYETASPYQETLGKLAKAVFQAQTPSGYRVVENGSKKWRIASKDANMTITLLKTYKGALYDIHLLNVYNRDNTERRYDGQLLFSIAEKISPKNPARAVSWYYGNYAHVALPKSYVKAIIIVEGGGNNGK; via the coding sequence ATGAGAGATAACGCGCTTGCTCTTTTAACGGCGTTGATTAAGCGAACTATCGTTTGCGCGATTGTTTTCGCCGCGCCCTTAATCGCCGCCGCCCCTCAGATTATTACCGATCCAGTCGGAACAATAACGCTGAAGCTCTCCCGCACCGACCAGAACGTTATCGAAATGCCTAATCCGATTATCTCAAAGCACTACAGCCAAGAGAAGGATATACAAGTAGATACCATCGGTCATAGGGCGATTATCAAGTTTCTGCCGTCGGTTAGACAACAATACGAGGTCGTAAATAATCAACAAACCCCTGTAGGCGAACCAGAAATAAGCTACGCGAAGGTTAAACCAGCCGATCTTGTGTTAATTACATCCGATAACGCAATCTATACCTTTAAGGTTATCCCGTCGGATACCGCGTTAAAGACTGTGATTATCCGATCGACTGCGGCAAACCTAAAAGAGGCTCTAGCCTACGAGACAGCCTCTCCTTACCAAGAGACGTTGGGGAAATTAGCAAAGGCTGTATTCCAAGCGCAAACGCCAAGTGGTTATAGAGTAGTAGAGAACGGAAGCAAGAAGTGGAGAATAGCCTCTAAAGACGCTAATATGACCATTACCTTGCTAAAAACATATAAAGGCGCGCTATACGATATACATCTCCTAAACGTCTATAACAGAGACAACACGGAAAGACGCTACGACGGACAACTGCTTTTCTCAATCGCTGAAAAGATTTCTCCAAAGAATCCCGCTAGAGCCGTTAGTTGGTATTACGGCAACTACGCTCACGTAGCGCTCCCTAAAAGCTACGTTAAAGCGATTATTATCGTAGAGGGGGGCGGCAATAATGGCAAATAG